From Amycolatopsis sp. YIM 10, the proteins below share one genomic window:
- a CDS encoding glucan 1,4-alpha-glucosidase — translation MKSPKRSRVCAALLSLAVLALPAPASAAPAEAPGAPGTGSAWTTGGKEGFGTSAGTASKVWFTLGQGISHEVYYPTVDVANVQDLQYVVSDGTGFTQLERDHTTKQVVLTDPRSLSYRQINTATNGRYRITKTHTTDPARATVLIQTRFEVLGGGPLQLYALYNPSLNNSGMGDTGASAGGQLVASDGPVSSALAASTGFTKLTSGYSGSASDGYVDLSGNHVLDAQYDSASAAGNLVQLGQIPVGTDTTFTLALGFGGDRAAASATASASLAGGFAAADTAYRSGWDGYLDSLAAVPGSITGAGLTTQYDVALMTLKAHEDKTYLGANVASLTNPWGEAKDANGTGDCGYHAVWSRDLYQVSTAQIAAGDTAAANRSADYLFTVQQRPDGSFPQNTRLDGTNCWTSLQLDEVAFPIVLVWQLNRFDAAMWAKVKKSADFLVSRGPSTPQERWEENGGYSPSTIAAEIAGLICAADIAERNGDTASANTYRTTADQWQAQVTGWTFTTSGPLGDGRYFERIDGNGNPNDGQNIFLQNGGGNHDERAIIDPGFLELVRLGVKPAADPDVAASLSEVDSTLKVNTPNGPMWYRYNHDGYGETASGGPYTGAGTGRLWPLLTGERGEYELANGRSASSHLATMAASANPGHLIPEQVWDRASAGGFTFGEGTGSATPLAWSMAQFVRLAHSIDAGAPVETPSVVKQRYANGCASVSAQFSVNASTTWGQNVFVAGDRPELGSWNPAKAVPLSSANYPLWTGSVGLPKGTAFQYKYLRKEGGTVTWESGANRSATASGCTLALNDTWRP, via the coding sequence ATGAAGTCTCCGAAGCGGTCGCGTGTCTGCGCCGCTCTGCTGTCCCTCGCCGTGCTCGCGCTCCCCGCACCGGCCAGCGCCGCGCCCGCCGAAGCCCCCGGCGCGCCGGGCACCGGTTCGGCGTGGACCACCGGCGGCAAGGAGGGTTTCGGCACCTCGGCCGGGACCGCCTCGAAGGTCTGGTTCACCCTCGGCCAGGGCATCAGCCACGAGGTCTACTACCCGACCGTGGACGTGGCGAACGTCCAGGACCTGCAGTACGTGGTCTCCGACGGTACCGGGTTCACCCAGCTGGAACGCGACCACACGACCAAGCAGGTGGTGCTGACCGATCCGCGGTCGCTGAGCTACCGCCAGATCAACACCGCCACCAACGGCCGCTACCGGATCACCAAAACGCACACCACCGACCCGGCCAGGGCGACCGTGCTGATCCAGACCCGGTTCGAGGTGCTCGGCGGCGGCCCGCTCCAGTTGTACGCGCTGTACAACCCGTCGCTGAACAACAGCGGCATGGGCGACACCGGCGCGAGCGCGGGCGGGCAGCTGGTCGCCTCCGACGGCCCGGTGTCCAGCGCGCTGGCCGCTTCCACCGGCTTCACCAAGCTGACCAGCGGTTACAGCGGCAGCGCGAGCGACGGTTACGTGGACCTGAGCGGCAACCACGTGCTCGACGCGCAGTACGACTCCGCCTCGGCCGCGGGGAATCTGGTGCAGCTGGGCCAGATTCCGGTCGGCACCGACACGACGTTCACGCTGGCACTGGGCTTCGGCGGTGATCGCGCGGCCGCGTCGGCGACCGCTTCGGCTTCCCTCGCCGGTGGTTTCGCGGCCGCCGACACGGCGTACCGGTCCGGCTGGGACGGCTACCTGGATTCACTGGCCGCGGTGCCCGGTTCGATCACCGGCGCCGGGCTGACCACGCAGTACGACGTCGCGCTGATGACGCTCAAGGCACACGAGGACAAGACCTATCTCGGCGCGAACGTCGCGTCGCTGACCAACCCCTGGGGTGAGGCGAAGGACGCGAACGGCACCGGCGACTGCGGTTACCACGCCGTCTGGTCCCGCGACCTCTACCAGGTCTCGACCGCGCAGATCGCCGCCGGCGACACCGCGGCGGCGAACCGCTCCGCCGACTACCTGTTCACCGTGCAGCAACGCCCGGACGGCTCGTTCCCGCAGAACACCCGCCTCGACGGGACCAACTGCTGGACCAGCCTGCAGCTCGACGAGGTCGCGTTCCCGATCGTGCTGGTGTGGCAGCTGAACCGGTTCGACGCGGCGATGTGGGCGAAGGTGAAGAAGTCGGCGGACTTCCTGGTCTCACGCGGGCCGTCCACGCCGCAGGAGCGCTGGGAGGAGAACGGCGGCTACTCGCCGTCCACCATCGCCGCGGAGATCGCCGGGCTGATCTGCGCCGCCGACATCGCCGAGCGCAACGGCGACACGGCGAGCGCGAACACCTACCGCACCACCGCCGACCAGTGGCAGGCGCAGGTGACCGGCTGGACGTTCACCACCTCCGGACCGCTCGGTGACGGCCGGTACTTCGAACGCATCGACGGCAACGGCAATCCCAACGACGGCCAGAACATCTTCCTGCAGAACGGCGGTGGCAACCACGACGAGCGCGCCATCATCGACCCCGGATTCCTGGAGCTGGTGCGGCTGGGCGTGAAACCGGCCGCCGATCCGGACGTCGCGGCTTCGCTGTCCGAAGTGGACTCCACGCTGAAGGTGAACACCCCGAACGGCCCGATGTGGTACCGCTACAACCACGACGGCTACGGCGAAACCGCGTCCGGCGGCCCGTACACCGGCGCCGGGACCGGGCGGTTGTGGCCGCTGCTCACCGGGGAACGCGGGGAGTACGAACTCGCCAACGGGCGCTCGGCCTCGTCCCACCTGGCCACCATGGCGGCCAGCGCGAACCCGGGTCACCTGATCCCGGAACAGGTCTGGGACCGGGCGAGCGCCGGCGGCTTCACCTTCGGCGAGGGCACCGGCTCGGCGACGCCGCTGGCGTGGTCGATGGCGCAGTTCGTCCGGCTCGCGCACTCGATCGACGCGGGCGCGCCGGTGGAGACACCGTCGGTGGTCAAGCAGCGGTACGCAAACGGTTGCGCGAGCGTTTCGGCGCAGTTCTCGGTCAACGCGAGCACCACGTGGGGGCAGAACGTCTTTGTTGCCGGTGACCGGCCGGAACTGGGTTCGTGGAACCCGGCGAAGGCCGTCCCGCTGTCGTCGGCGAACTATCCACTGTGGACGGGCAGCGTCGGGCTGCCGAAGGGCACCGCCTTCCAGTACAAGTACCTGCGCAAGGAGGGTGGCACGGTCACCTGGGAGTCGGGCGCGAACCGCTCGGCCACCGCTTCCGGGTGCACGCTGGCATTGAACGACACCTGGCGCCCGTAG
- a CDS encoding sensor histidine kinase, with protein MPSDRDTSVEAESLAVVGRFAGVARGTGLVVISAFGVLATPADALPLAFGLLALAVVAALAEFHGGRTGRGRRLTFGLTLVRTAAICAAQVQTAPDPGELNQWALNVLTITVITLQWEWPPRVTVPAVACLLVVQLAPLPPEDAVSTVVRVLIEGVLARLAFLLLLRSTRRIDRLRERRARLQREESLALERKRREREYLAVLHDTASATFLMVAQRGETADPAEVAEYARRDLSILTGATGRDSMVELEASLRGVLEQSPVVVDARWSPVPLLPASAALALVRAVREALVNVERHAGVNEAVLTVEPGVRVSIRDTGRGFDPAAVPAHRRGIRGSLVERMASVGGRATVTSAPGDGTTVELVWPDG; from the coding sequence GTGCCGTCCGATCGTGACACCTCCGTCGAAGCGGAGTCGCTCGCGGTGGTCGGCCGGTTCGCGGGCGTGGCCAGGGGAACCGGGCTGGTGGTGATCAGCGCGTTCGGCGTGCTCGCCACCCCGGCGGACGCACTGCCGCTGGCCTTCGGCCTGCTCGCGCTGGCGGTGGTCGCCGCGCTCGCCGAGTTCCACGGCGGCCGCACCGGCCGGGGCAGGCGGCTCACCTTCGGGCTCACGCTCGTCCGGACAGCGGCGATCTGCGCGGCACAGGTCCAGACCGCGCCCGATCCCGGCGAACTGAACCAGTGGGCGCTGAACGTGCTCACCATCACCGTGATCACCCTTCAGTGGGAGTGGCCGCCGCGGGTGACCGTGCCCGCGGTGGCCTGCCTGCTGGTGGTCCAGCTCGCCCCGCTCCCGCCGGAGGACGCCGTGAGCACGGTCGTGCGGGTGCTGATCGAAGGCGTGCTCGCGCGGCTGGCCTTCCTCCTGTTGCTGCGATCGACCCGGCGCATCGACCGGCTGCGCGAGCGGCGCGCCCGCCTCCAGCGCGAGGAATCCCTCGCACTGGAACGAAAGCGGCGGGAACGCGAGTACCTGGCGGTGCTGCACGACACCGCGTCGGCCACCTTTCTCATGGTGGCCCAGCGCGGCGAGACCGCGGACCCGGCGGAGGTCGCCGAGTACGCCCGCCGCGACCTGTCCATTCTCACCGGCGCCACCGGCCGCGACAGCATGGTCGAGCTGGAGGCGTCCCTGCGGGGAGTGCTGGAGCAGAGCCCGGTGGTGGTCGACGCGCGGTGGTCGCCGGTGCCGCTGCTGCCCGCGTCGGCCGCGCTGGCGCTGGTGCGGGCGGTCCGGGAGGCGCTGGTGAACGTCGAGCGCCACGCCGGGGTGAACGAGGCCGTGCTCACCGTGGAACCGGGGGTGCGAGTGTCCATTCGCGACACTGGACGCGGGTTCGACCCGGCCGCCGTGCCCGCCCACCGGCGCGGTATCCGGGGTTCGCTGGTCGAGCGCATGGCCTCGGTGGGTGGCCGTGCGACGGTGACCTCCGCGCCCGGCGACGGCACCACGGTGGAACTGGTGTGGCCCGATGGCTGA
- a CDS encoding thioesterase family protein: MVNDYPHVRTVPLRWKDNDVYGHVNNVVHYSLMDTVINTWLIEEGGLDIESGEVIGLCVESHCNYRGSVSFPGSLEVGLRVGHLGRSSVRYEIGMFSASGELIAEGHFVHVFVDRESRRPVEVGGTLRKSLEALAG; this comes from the coding sequence GTGGTGAACGACTACCCGCACGTGCGGACGGTTCCGTTGCGCTGGAAGGACAACGACGTCTACGGGCACGTCAACAACGTGGTGCACTATTCGCTGATGGACACGGTGATCAACACCTGGCTGATCGAGGAGGGCGGACTCGACATCGAGTCGGGGGAGGTGATCGGGCTGTGCGTGGAGTCGCACTGCAACTACCGGGGTTCGGTGTCCTTCCCGGGATCGCTCGAGGTGGGACTGCGGGTCGGGCACCTGGGGCGGTCGAGCGTGCGGTACGAGATCGGAATGTTCTCGGCGTCGGGTGAACTGATCGCCGAGGGGCATTTTGTGCACGTTTTCGTGGACCGTGAATCGCGGCGTCCGGTAGAGGTTGGCGGGACGTTGCGCAAGTCGCTCGAGGCACTGGCGGGATGA
- a CDS encoding ABC transporter substrate-binding protein, which translates to MSTGTDRITPPKPAWWKWLWVGGVVVLVAVVLVAVTVVVPAINQAARTCGEGVEQRGELSECTGVTDGRYVFSPDLADVQGRILAENEKVAGSGKPYVTVAVFLPMTLAEVDILSPEWVRHQLQGAYLAQRRANGGAWGSPTPQIRLLLANPGSKLAQWEPVVAELERRIEAEHLVAVSGIGLSLDDARRAMTRLSELRIPIIGSHLAADELSQIPGFLRVSPTSSTYAQAAANYIRPTARTATLVQDRNPGDLYPKTLADAFTARFTDEQHQIVGQVEWFDSTLPGVENTFLQMMPNLCGNKPDIVYFAGREHHLTAFIAELANRRCRDQPVTVLTGDLALVEAPDAAMRRGLESNVTVLAPGLAHPQAWTTTPDQFDRVSVANFREPGCEECFEALFPGDRLDDGVAILAHDAVLTVAWAIRHSGANPSVTVTARDLLQMRNRLHDEGAVPGASGRISFDDRGDPVNKAVPILRVRVDDTPEFVALSSPAG; encoded by the coding sequence ATGAGCACGGGAACCGACCGGATCACCCCGCCGAAGCCCGCGTGGTGGAAGTGGCTGTGGGTGGGCGGCGTGGTGGTGCTGGTGGCCGTCGTGCTGGTCGCGGTGACCGTGGTGGTCCCCGCGATCAACCAGGCCGCGCGCACCTGCGGTGAGGGGGTGGAGCAGCGCGGCGAGCTGTCCGAGTGCACCGGCGTCACCGACGGGCGGTACGTGTTCAGCCCGGACCTGGCCGACGTCCAGGGCCGGATCCTGGCCGAGAACGAGAAGGTCGCCGGCTCCGGCAAGCCCTACGTCACCGTCGCGGTGTTCCTGCCGATGACACTGGCCGAAGTGGACATCCTGTCGCCGGAATGGGTTCGCCACCAGTTGCAGGGCGCCTACCTGGCGCAGCGGCGGGCGAACGGCGGGGCGTGGGGCAGCCCCACCCCGCAGATCCGGCTGCTGCTGGCGAATCCGGGCAGCAAGCTGGCCCAGTGGGAGCCGGTGGTCGCCGAGCTGGAGCGGCGGATCGAGGCCGAGCACCTGGTCGCGGTTTCCGGGATCGGGCTGAGCCTGGACGACGCGCGGCGCGCGATGACCCGGCTGTCCGAACTGCGGATCCCGATCATCGGCTCGCACCTGGCCGCCGACGAGCTGTCGCAGATCCCCGGTTTCCTGCGGGTTTCCCCGACCAGTTCCACCTACGCGCAGGCGGCGGCGAACTACATCCGCCCGACCGCGCGCACGGCCACCCTGGTGCAGGACCGCAATCCCGGTGACCTCTACCCGAAAACCCTGGCCGACGCGTTCACCGCGCGGTTCACCGACGAGCAGCACCAGATCGTCGGGCAGGTCGAGTGGTTCGACTCGACGCTGCCCGGGGTGGAGAACACCTTCCTGCAGATGATGCCGAACCTGTGCGGCAACAAGCCGGACATCGTCTACTTCGCCGGACGCGAGCACCACCTGACCGCGTTCATCGCGGAACTGGCCAACCGCCGGTGCCGCGACCAGCCGGTCACCGTGCTGACCGGCGACCTCGCGCTGGTCGAGGCCCCCGACGCGGCGATGCGGCGTGGACTGGAGTCGAACGTGACCGTGCTCGCGCCCGGACTGGCGCATCCGCAGGCGTGGACCACGACGCCGGACCAGTTCGACCGCGTCTCGGTGGCGAACTTCCGCGAGCCGGGCTGCGAGGAGTGCTTCGAAGCCCTGTTCCCCGGCGACCGGCTCGACGACGGTGTCGCGATCCTGGCCCACGACGCGGTGCTGACGGTGGCGTGGGCGATCCGGCACTCGGGGGCGAACCCGTCGGTCACGGTGACCGCGCGGGACCTGCTCCAGATGCGCAACCGCCTGCACGACGAGGGGGCCGTCCCCGGCGCCAGCGGCCGCATCTCCTTCGACGACCGGGGCGACCCGGTGAACAAGGCGGTGCCGATCCTGCGGGTGCGCGTGGACGACACTCCGGAGTTCGTCGCCCTTTCCTCCCCGGCCGGTTAG
- a CDS encoding response regulator transcription factor, whose translation MADGTELTAVVIDDHPAVRAGVVHWLSSGSPPIRVLADGEDVRAAWIGDGARADVVILDLHLNSTTPAMGDLRRLTEAGRRVVVYSMRADDDIALQCLELGALCYLTKAEGDKHLVEAVRAAAGDRAYTPPSLAGALAGDRSERRPALSARETEVLIEWFQSESKDFVAHRLGISPNTVNSHLERIRIKYAQIGREAPTKAALVARAIQDGLIGVGDL comes from the coding sequence ATGGCGGACGGAACCGAGTTGACCGCGGTGGTCATCGACGACCACCCGGCCGTGCGGGCGGGGGTGGTGCACTGGCTGTCCTCGGGCAGTCCGCCGATCCGGGTGCTCGCCGATGGCGAGGACGTGCGCGCGGCCTGGATCGGCGACGGCGCGCGGGCCGACGTGGTCATTCTCGACCTGCACCTGAACAGCACCACCCCGGCGATGGGCGATCTGCGGCGGCTCACCGAGGCGGGCAGGCGGGTGGTGGTCTACTCGATGCGCGCCGACGACGACATCGCGCTGCAGTGCCTCGAACTCGGCGCGCTCTGCTACCTGACCAAGGCCGAAGGCGACAAGCACCTGGTCGAGGCGGTCCGCGCGGCCGCTGGTGACCGGGCGTACACACCGCCGTCGCTGGCCGGCGCACTGGCCGGTGACCGTTCGGAGCGGCGGCCCGCGCTCTCGGCGCGGGAGACCGAGGTGCTCATCGAGTGGTTCCAGTCGGAGTCGAAGGACTTTGTCGCGCACCGGCTGGGTATCTCGCCGAATACGGTGAACTCCCACCTGGAGCGCATCCGGATCAAGTACGCGCAGATCGGCAGGGAGGCGCCGACCAAGGCGGCGCTGGTGGCCCGCGCCATCCAGGATGGGCTGATCGGCGTAGGCGATTTGTGA
- a CDS encoding histidine kinase, with product MAEWHRSEDGLPIATTEETDRVLGIVRLAVFVVLVAIQPALSLPVVTGTTGWAAFLTLEAVTVVAAVWVLRGRAVPLPVALPLAVVALAASAAATWALPPEELVGDRHWSFGLAGWHLLVLLLDRAALAVAALGAHVVPYLARLVTTAPTDRGEIGEVAIAVLSVISFQLATLALARLVHRRARQAAEAAAERDRQAHRKVLAEQEEADQRNRFAGQLGATLPLLAAMADRTLDPRTARTRQRCVLAATQLRRLFAENDDVPDPLVHEVSACVDLAERRGLTVVLAVSGEPVPVPTEIRRELTAPLVTALVGARSQARVSVLRAADEVRVAVITDGEPGESPAGSARVGVECHTLGERQWMEAKWRTEPS from the coding sequence ATGGCTGAGTGGCACCGATCGGAAGACGGACTTCCGATCGCCACCACTGAGGAAACCGACCGCGTGCTCGGCATCGTCCGGCTCGCGGTGTTCGTGGTGCTCGTGGCGATCCAGCCGGCGCTCAGCCTGCCGGTGGTCACCGGGACCACCGGCTGGGCCGCGTTCCTCACCCTCGAGGCGGTGACCGTGGTGGCCGCGGTCTGGGTGCTCCGCGGGCGCGCGGTCCCGCTGCCGGTGGCGCTGCCGCTCGCGGTGGTGGCGCTGGCCGCGTCCGCCGCGGCGACCTGGGCGCTGCCGCCGGAGGAGCTGGTCGGCGACCGGCACTGGTCCTTCGGCCTGGCCGGCTGGCACCTGCTGGTGCTGCTGCTGGACCGGGCGGCGCTGGCCGTGGCCGCGCTCGGTGCGCACGTCGTGCCCTACCTGGCGCGACTGGTCACCACCGCGCCCACCGATCGCGGGGAGATCGGCGAGGTGGCGATCGCGGTGCTCAGCGTGATCAGCTTCCAGCTGGCCACGCTGGCACTGGCGCGGCTGGTGCACCGGCGGGCGCGGCAGGCCGCCGAGGCCGCCGCGGAACGCGACCGGCAGGCACACCGCAAGGTGCTCGCCGAGCAGGAGGAGGCCGATCAGCGGAACCGGTTCGCCGGGCAGCTCGGTGCCACGCTGCCGCTGCTGGCCGCGATGGCCGATCGCACGCTGGACCCGCGCACGGCCCGGACCCGGCAGCGGTGCGTGCTGGCGGCCACCCAGCTGCGGCGGTTGTTCGCCGAGAACGACGACGTGCCCGACCCGCTGGTGCACGAGGTCTCCGCCTGCGTGGACCTCGCCGAGCGGCGCGGGCTGACCGTCGTGCTGGCGGTCAGCGGCGAGCCGGTCCCGGTGCCGACCGAGATCCGCCGCGAGCTGACCGCGCCGCTGGTGACCGCGCTGGTCGGGGCCCGGTCGCAGGCGCGGGTGAGCGTGCTCCGGGCGGCTGACGAGGTCCGGGTGGCGGTGATCACCGACGGCGAGCCAGGCGAATCACCGGCGGGCTCTGCCCGCGTCGGAGTCGAGTGCCACACACTGGGGGAGCGGCAGTGGATGGAGGCGAAATGGCGGACGGAACCGAGTTGA
- a CDS encoding N-formylglutamate amidohydrolase, whose product MILHVPHGSRALTPGSRSRILLDDDALSAELDLMTDAHTGLIASRAAEASPVSPWIFRNELSRLVIDPERFPDAREEMRSVGMGAVYLRTSHGAVLRDDDPAHVEELLTRHYHPYAAAMTDLVDARLAAVGRVVILDIHSYPSQALPYELHRDGNRPPVCLGVDSFHTPSWLVSAATSIFGDVDVNTPFGGAYVPLKHYRRVAEVTALMIEIRRDRYMVEPGGPVLSGVEVLVDALTELISSPAGP is encoded by the coding sequence GTGATCCTGCACGTGCCGCACGGTTCCCGCGCGCTGACCCCCGGTTCCCGGTCTCGCATCCTGCTGGACGATGACGCGTTGTCGGCGGAGCTGGATCTGATGACGGATGCCCATACGGGACTCATCGCGTCGCGGGCGGCCGAGGCTTCGCCGGTGAGCCCGTGGATCTTCCGGAACGAACTTTCGCGATTGGTGATCGATCCGGAACGTTTCCCGGATGCGCGGGAGGAAATGCGGTCGGTGGGCATGGGCGCGGTCTACCTGCGCACTTCGCACGGCGCGGTCCTGCGTGATGATGACCCCGCGCACGTCGAAGAACTCCTGACGCGGCACTACCACCCATACGCGGCGGCGATGACGGACCTGGTCGATGCCCGGCTGGCGGCCGTGGGGCGGGTGGTCATCCTGGATATCCACTCGTACCCGAGCCAGGCCCTGCCCTATGAACTTCACCGCGACGGCAATCGGCCGCCGGTTTGCTTGGGCGTGGATTCCTTCCACACGCCTTCGTGGCTGGTTTCCGCGGCTACTTCGATTTTTGGTGACGTAGACGTGAACACGCCTTTCGGTGGTGCTTATGTGCCGCTGAAGCACTATCGGCGGGTGGCGGAGGTGACCGCGCTGATGATCGAGATCCGGCGGGACCGGTACATGGTGGAGCCGGGTGGTCCGGTGCTCAGCGGGGTGGAGGTACTGGTGGACGCGCTGACCGAATTGATCAGCAGCCCCGCTGGCCCGTGA
- a CDS encoding hydroxyacid-oxoacid transhydrogenase codes for MASADYESIFTYGAPALKYGSGSSDEIGYDLTQYGARRVLVLTDPDVAATGWPRRIADGIAGYGVEAEVFDGVHVEPTDVSMDKAVDYARGHGPWDAFVAVGGGSSIDTAKAVNLLTSNDGELMDYVNAPVGGGRAPAKPLKPLVAVPTTTGTGAESTTVCVLDVLSLKVKSGISHLRLRPTLAVVDPRLTVSQPAAVTAASGMDILCHAAESYTAKPYTSFARKRPEERVPYCGSNPLADMFAEESMRLLARSFVAAVSDGSDLQAREDMALAATFAGLGFGNAGVHIPHANAYPVAGQVREFHPDGYPGDEAMVPHGMAVSLTAPAAFKFTFPAAPERHLRVARLLAPEFEWSGDAADHLPAVLRDLMRRIGIPNGIGAVGFGESDVDSLVSGSLKQQRLLATAPREPSADDLAAILRDSVELW; via the coding sequence GTGGCTTCAGCCGACTACGAGTCGATCTTCACCTACGGCGCTCCGGCGCTGAAGTACGGAAGCGGCTCGAGCGACGAGATCGGATACGACCTGACGCAGTACGGCGCGCGGCGCGTGCTCGTGCTGACCGACCCGGACGTGGCCGCGACCGGCTGGCCGCGCCGCATCGCCGACGGCATCGCCGGTTACGGCGTCGAGGCCGAGGTTTTCGACGGCGTGCACGTCGAACCGACCGACGTGAGCATGGACAAGGCGGTCGACTACGCGCGCGGGCACGGCCCGTGGGACGCCTTCGTCGCCGTCGGTGGCGGGTCGAGCATCGACACCGCGAAGGCGGTCAACCTGCTGACCAGCAACGACGGTGAGCTGATGGACTACGTCAACGCGCCGGTCGGCGGCGGCCGTGCCCCGGCCAAGCCGCTGAAGCCGCTGGTGGCGGTGCCGACCACCACCGGGACCGGCGCGGAGAGCACCACGGTGTGCGTGCTGGACGTGCTGTCGCTGAAGGTGAAGAGCGGGATCAGCCACCTGCGGCTGCGGCCCACGCTGGCGGTGGTGGACCCGCGGCTGACGGTCAGCCAGCCCGCCGCGGTGACCGCGGCGAGCGGGATGGACATCCTGTGCCACGCCGCCGAAAGCTACACCGCGAAGCCGTACACCTCGTTCGCGCGCAAGCGGCCGGAAGAGCGCGTGCCGTACTGCGGTTCGAACCCGCTGGCGGACATGTTCGCCGAGGAGTCGATGCGGTTGCTGGCGCGTTCCTTCGTGGCGGCGGTCTCGGACGGGTCGGACTTGCAGGCGCGTGAGGACATGGCGCTGGCGGCCACATTCGCCGGGCTCGGTTTCGGGAACGCGGGCGTGCACATCCCGCACGCGAACGCGTACCCGGTGGCCGGGCAGGTGCGCGAGTTCCACCCGGACGGCTATCCGGGCGACGAGGCGATGGTGCCGCACGGAATGGCGGTTTCGCTGACCGCGCCGGCGGCCTTCAAGTTCACCTTCCCGGCGGCGCCGGAGCGGCACCTGCGGGTGGCACGGCTGCTGGCGCCGGAGTTCGAGTGGTCCGGGGACGCCGCCGACCACCTGCCCGCGGTGCTGCGCGACCTGATGCGGCGCATCGGGATCCCGAACGGCATCGGCGCGGTGGGCTTCGGTGAGTCCGATGTGGACTCGCTGGTGTCCGGTTCGCTGAAGCAGCAGCGACTGCTGGCGACGGCTCCGCGTGAACCCTCGGCGGACGACCTGGCCGCCATCCTGCGGGACTCGGTGGAGCTGTGGTGA